The Litorilinea aerophila genomic interval CCCGGGAGATCAACTTCTACTTCGAAGGGGGCGTGAAGTCCTTCGTCCGCTACCTCAACAAGAACCGCAACGTCCTGCATTCGCCCATCTACGTGGACATGGAGGTGGAGTCCACCCATGTGGAGGCGGCCATCCAGTACACCGACGGTTTCGCCGAGTCGGTCTTCGCCTTTGCCAATACCATCAACACCCCGGACGGCGGCAGTCACCTGACTGGTCTGCGCACCGCGGTGACCCGGATGATCAACGACTATGCCCGCAAGCAGGGGTTGCTCAAGGACAACGATCCCAACTTCACCGGCGACGACACCCGCCAGGGCATGACCGCCATTGTCAGCGTGAAGGTGTTGGAGCCCCAGTTTGAGGGGCAGAACAAGCTGAAACTCCTCAATAATGAGGTGCGCTACCACGTGGAGCAGGCGGTGGCCGAGGCCATGGGCCAGTGGATGGAAGAGAACCCTCGGGACGCCCGCCAGATCGTGGAGAAGGCCCGTACCGCCTATCGGGCCCGGGAGGCAGCGCGCAAAGCCCGGGACCTGGTGATCCGCAAGAGCGCGCTGGAGAGCCTCACCCTGCCGGGCAAGCTGGCCGATTGTTCCAGCCGGGATCCCAAGGAGTGTGAACTCTACATTGTAGAGGGGGACAGCGCCGGCGGCACGGCTAAACAGGGGCGGGATCGACGCTTCCAGGCCATTTTGCCCTTGCGGGGGAAGATCCTGAACATCGAAAAGACCAGCCTGGACAAAGCCCTGGCCAACAAAGAGATCCAGGCCCTGATCACGGCCCTGGGCACCAACATTGGCGAAAACTTCGACCTGTCCGGCCTGCGATATCATCGTATTATTTTAATGACCGACGCCGACGTCGACGGCGCCCACATCCGCACCCTGTTGCTTACCTTCTTCTTCCGTTACATGGAGGAGCTCATCGACAAGGGACACCTCTACATCGCGCAGCCACCCCTCTACCGGGTGACGGTGACCCGCACGGAGAACGGCAAACGTAAGCGCAGCAGCGAGTACGTCTACGATGACAAGGCCCTGGAGCAATTGCGCCAGGAGCTGGGCGAAGAGAACGTGCGCATCGACCAGCGCTATAAGGGCCTGGGCGAGATGAACGAAGAGCAGCTCTGGGAAACCACCATGAATCCCGAGAACCGGACCCTGCTCCAGGTGAGCATCGAAGATGCAGCCGAGGCGGACCGGACCTTCGACATGCTCATGGGCAGCAGCGTACCCCCCCGACGGCGTTTCATCCAGACCCACGCCAACCAGGCCCGGCTGGACATCTAGCCGCCATCCTCCTGAGCCGGGCCTGGTGCACCTGCGCCGCCCGATATCAGGCAGACGTGTATACACGCTACCAGAAGGGCCGCCCCAGGGCGGCCTTTCCCTTTGCCCAGCCCGGAACTACCCAGCACCGGGAAGCCGGCTGGGCCTATCCGCTGAAACGCGCGCCGCCCTTCCGGATTTTTGAGCTATCCCGGGCTGGTTGACACGCTCCAGGCATTCCAGTATACTTCTGGCCACTTCAGGGCGCTCTCAGCCCGCGTCAGAAAGCCCACCCCGTGGGCGTTACACATCGCAGCCTCTCGAAATTCAAGCACCCTTTGACGCATCGGGCTGTACCATCGACGTGTAGGACTCTTGCAACCAGGAGATATTTCCCGCTGCCCCCCATGGGGATTCGAGGTGTTTTTTGCGGGCACTTCCCAGCAGAAATTCGCCGGAGGCTTCCAGCAGGGGGAGTACCGCCAAATTTCTGCCGTGGTATTGCCCCGTGGTATTGACGAGGCCAGGCCGGACTAAGGGGCGTTTCATTTGCTCAAACGTTTGTCTTGCCTGTTTTTCCTTGCCTTCTAGGACCGATCCGCACCAGGCTTGCAAGGATCGGGCCTCGGCTTTCGAAGGATCAACCTGCTACCGACCTTTCCATTTCCCATCTATGAAGGAGGTTGTCATTGTGAACAAAGTCAACATACGGCTGTTGGTGGCTGCTGCAGCCACGCTGCTGCTGCTTGTCCTGGCGGGCTGTTCAGCCCCCGCGCAACAGGCAGCGCCGGCGGAGCAAGGCGAACAGGCAGCCCCGGCTTCCGCAGAAGGGTCAGCGCCGGCGGCCCAGACGGCCAGCGGCGAGAAAGTGCTCATTTTGGGGCTATACCAGGAACCTGAGCTGTTGAACCCCCTGATCCGCACCCAGACGGCCGCAAACCTGGTGGCCGGCTTTGTGGAGGAGGGATTGGTCGACGTGGATCCCGACGGCGAGTATTACCCGGTCCTGGCCAAAGAAGTGCCCTCGGTTGAAAATGGCCTGGTGTCGGAGGATGGCCTCACCGTTCGCTATAACCTGCTGGAGGACGTGGTCTGGTCCGACGGGGAGCCCTTCACCTGCGACGACGTGCTCTTCACCTGGGAAGTGGCGGTCAACCCGGACAGTGGTGCTGTGAACACCACCGGCTTTGACAAGATTGCCTCCATCACCTGTGAGGACGACCACACCGCGGTGGTCCAGTTCAGCGAGTTCTACGCCCCCTTCAAGGACATTTTCACCTTCGTCCTGCCCCGCCACGCCACCGGCGATCCCGCCCAGATGCAGGAGTGGGAGTTCAACTGGAATCCCATCGGTACCGGTCCCTTCAAGCTGGAAAGCTGGACTTCCGGCGACAGCCTGGTCTTCGTGGCCAACGAGAACTACCGGGGCCAGCCGGATAAGCCCCACCTGGACAAGCTGATCGTGCGCATCATCCCCAGCCGGGAGGTGGGCAAGGCGCTGATCACCTCCGGGGAAATCCATTTCCTCTGGGATCTGACCGAAGCGGATGTGCCCGAATTCCGAGACAACCCGGACATCACGGTCAACTCCGCGCCGGGGCCGGGCACAGAGCGGCTGGTGCTGAACCTGGCCGATCCTACCCTGGACGCCACCGACGATCCCCTCAACAACCCCCATCCGCTGTTGGGGGACCTGCGGGTACGCCAGGCTATCCAGTATGGCATCGACAAGCAGTTCATCGTGGACGAGCTCCTCTACGGCGCCACGACCGTGGGTGTCAGCGAGCTGAGCCTGGGCTGGGCCAAGTGCGACATCCCACCGTCTGAATACAACCCGGACAAGGCCCGGGCGCTGTTGGAAGAAGCGGGCTTCATTGACCAGGACGGCGACGGCATCCGAGAATGCCATGGCTGTCTGTATGCGGAGGAAGGGACACCCCTGCGCCTGAAGTACCAGACCACCTCCGGCAACCAGCTGCGGGAGGAATCCCAGCAGCTCATCCTGGAGATGATGGCCGACATCGGCATCGAATTCTACATCGAAAACGTGCCCAGCTCGGAGCTCTTTGGCAGTTGGGCCAGCGGCGCCTTCCGCAAGCATGGCCAGTTCGACGTCTTGATGTACACCACCAGCGACAGCATCGACCCCCACTCCCAGATGGACGGCTATTTCCACAAGGATAAGATGCCGACCGAAGCCAACGGCGGCAACGGCTTCAACTACAGCCGTTGGGTCAACGACATCGCCAGCGAGGCCATCGACCGGGCCGGCGCCAGCCCGGATCCGGCCGTGCGCAAGGAGAACTACCAGATCGCCTGCGAGCAGATCGCTGCCGAGCTGCCTCACATCTACCTCTATGACCGGGCCGAGATCCACCTGACCCGCAGCAACGTCAAGGGGTATCAGGTGAACGTCTGGAGCCCCCATGACCAGTCGTGGAATGCAGCGGACTGGGACATCGAATAGGCGAGGACGTGACCGTTCCCGCGGGCCGTCTCGGGCACGCAGCATTGGGGAGTGGCGCCCACGCGCCGCTCCCCAATGGCCGGGATGCCCTGCCGGAACTCCCCGTACCTGTTCGTTTGTCGCTCTGCTTCATTTTGCCGTCGTACCCTTCTTACCGACTACTGACTACCGGCTACTGAACCACTCTCTGCTGAGCTACTGTTTACCAGGTGTAGGATGACCGCGTATATCATTCGTCGTCTTGTGCAGGCCATTCCGTTGCTGGTGGTGATCAGCATGCTGGTTTTCGGCATGATCTCCCTGGCGCCGGGCGGCCCCATGTCTGCCTTCGAGGAAAACCCCAACCTGACGGCCGAAGATCTGGCCCGGCTGGAAGAGCAGTTGGGATTGAATAAGCCGGTCCACGAGCGCTATCTGGCCTGGGCCAGCCGCATCATCGTGGGGGATTGGGGCTACAGCAACGCGACCCGGCGGCCTGTGCTGACCGAGATCGGCGAACGGCTGCCCAACACGCTGCAGTTGATGCTGGTTTCTTTTGTGGTCACCCTGCTGATCGCCATTCCCATCGGCATCCTTTCGGCCATCAAGCAGTACTCCCTTTTTGATCACGTGGCCACCTTTTTCGCCTTTGTGGGGCAGGCCATCCCCATTTTTTGGTTTGGCCTGATCCTGATCATCGTCTTCAACGTGATCCTCAAAAATCCGGTCAGCCCTTCTGCCGGCTTTGCCTGGTCCCATTTCCTGGACTGCCGGGATTGCGCGCCGTTGATGCCTGGCGGTGGCATGGCCCCCTATGGCGTGGATCATCCCACCCTGGCCCAGCGCATTCAGCACATGATCCTGCCGGTGACCATGCTGGCCCTCTTCGGCGCAGGCACCTACACCCGCTACATGCGGGGGCAGATGCTGGAGGTGATCCACCTGGACTACGTGCGTACCGCCCGAGCCAAAGGGCTTCCCGAAGGCAAGATCATCTGGCGCCACGCCATCAAAAACGCCATCACACCGGTGGTCACCATCATGGCCCTGGATCTGCCCAGCCTCTTTGGCGGCGCCCTCTTCACCGAGACCATCTTCTCGTGGCCCGGCATGGGGCGCCTCTTCTTTCGCTCCGCCCAGCGGGTGGACTTCCCCTTGCTCATGGGAATCGTGATGATTAACGCCGTGCTGATCATCCTCTTTAACCTGCTGGCGGACATTGTCTATGCGTTCCTGGATCCCCGGGTACGCTACGAGTAGTAGCGAGGGGCGTAAATGCGCCCAGAGAGCCGGTGGTGCGTAGACGGGTTCATGTCCCCCACCGTAGGTCCGGCCGAGAGGCCGGACAGGGGTGCCTTCACCTCTGTCACGCAAGGATACGTGACCTACATGCTATGCACGGCCAGCATCCGGTGATCTATTGGCGCCGAGCTGTAGTCGCCAGCCGTTGCTACCGTTCATATTCGCTTGTTGACCTGGTATTTTGTTCGGAAGATCCAAACGGATCCAGTTGATTGAGGACGTGGGATGCAGACTACTGTCAACCCTTCGGGTTCATTGACCCTTCAGGCTGCCCATTTTCAAGAACGCTCCGCCCGTAGCCTGGTTTGGAACCAGTTCCGTCGCCATCGTATGGCCCTGGTGGGCACGGTTATCCTCCTTCTCCTGATCCTGGGTTCCACCTTCGTCTCGGTTGTCAGCCCCTACGACCCTGAGAAGAGCAGCATGCGAGAGCGACGTCAGCCTCCGAGCCTGGCCCATCCCATGGGAACCGATACCCTGGGCCGGGACATGCTGACCCGGTTGCTCTATGGCGGTCGCTTTTCTCTCACCATTGGCCTGCTGGCCACCCTGGTGGGGATCTCCATCGGCACGACCGTGGGCGCCATAGCCGGCTACTACGGCGGCGCCGTGGATAATGTGCTCATGCGCCTGACCGATCTCTTCATCGCCCTCCCCAGGCTCTTCATGCTGATTCTCATGACCCTACTCTTGCGCAATCTGGACGTGCCCTTGCTGAAGGCCAATGGCGGGGTGGGAGGGATTGTGCTGATCTTGGGGCTGCTTTCGTGGACCGGTGTGGCCCGTCTGGTTCGGGGACAGTTCTTGAGCCTGAAGGAAAAGGAGTTTGTGGAAGCAGCGCGCACCCTGGGCGTGCGGAATCTGCGCATCGT includes:
- the gyrB gene encoding DNA topoisomerase (ATP-hydrolyzing) subunit B, with the translated sequence MEDFVANQRKQDYVYSADQIQVLEGLEAVRRRPGMYIGGTDAKALHHMVYEVVDNAIDEAMQGRCDRIRITIHKDESVTVEDNGAGIPVDIQKQTGLPAVTVVMTKLHAGGKFGGGGYKVSGGLHGVGVSAVNALSTWMETVVKRDGKIYRQRFERGVPVTEVEVIGECDPSDTGTIQTFLRDDTIFQVLEYNWNTLATRFREMAFLTRGVDISFVDERPEQPREINFYFEGGVKSFVRYLNKNRNVLHSPIYVDMEVESTHVEAAIQYTDGFAESVFAFANTINTPDGGSHLTGLRTAVTRMINDYARKQGLLKDNDPNFTGDDTRQGMTAIVSVKVLEPQFEGQNKLKLLNNEVRYHVEQAVAEAMGQWMEENPRDARQIVEKARTAYRAREAARKARDLVIRKSALESLTLPGKLADCSSRDPKECELYIVEGDSAGGTAKQGRDRRFQAILPLRGKILNIEKTSLDKALANKEIQALITALGTNIGENFDLSGLRYHRIILMTDADVDGAHIRTLLLTFFFRYMEELIDKGHLYIAQPPLYRVTVTRTENGKRKRSSEYVYDDKALEQLRQELGEENVRIDQRYKGLGEMNEEQLWETTMNPENRTLLQVSIEDAAEADRTFDMLMGSSVPPRRRFIQTHANQARLDI
- a CDS encoding peptide ABC transporter substrate-binding protein; amino-acid sequence: MNKVNIRLLVAAAATLLLLVLAGCSAPAQQAAPAEQGEQAAPASAEGSAPAAQTASGEKVLILGLYQEPELLNPLIRTQTAANLVAGFVEEGLVDVDPDGEYYPVLAKEVPSVENGLVSEDGLTVRYNLLEDVVWSDGEPFTCDDVLFTWEVAVNPDSGAVNTTGFDKIASITCEDDHTAVVQFSEFYAPFKDIFTFVLPRHATGDPAQMQEWEFNWNPIGTGPFKLESWTSGDSLVFVANENYRGQPDKPHLDKLIVRIIPSREVGKALITSGEIHFLWDLTEADVPEFRDNPDITVNSAPGPGTERLVLNLADPTLDATDDPLNNPHPLLGDLRVRQAIQYGIDKQFIVDELLYGATTVGVSELSLGWAKCDIPPSEYNPDKARALLEEAGFIDQDGDGIRECHGCLYAEEGTPLRLKYQTTSGNQLREESQQLILEMMADIGIEFYIENVPSSELFGSWASGAFRKHGQFDVLMYTTSDSIDPHSQMDGYFHKDKMPTEANGGNGFNYSRWVNDIASEAIDRAGASPDPAVRKENYQIACEQIAAELPHIYLYDRAEIHLTRSNVKGYQVNVWSPHDQSWNAADWDIE
- a CDS encoding ABC transporter permease, whose protein sequence is MTAYIIRRLVQAIPLLVVISMLVFGMISLAPGGPMSAFEENPNLTAEDLARLEEQLGLNKPVHERYLAWASRIIVGDWGYSNATRRPVLTEIGERLPNTLQLMLVSFVVTLLIAIPIGILSAIKQYSLFDHVATFFAFVGQAIPIFWFGLILIIVFNVILKNPVSPSAGFAWSHFLDCRDCAPLMPGGGMAPYGVDHPTLAQRIQHMILPVTMLALFGAGTYTRYMRGQMLEVIHLDYVRTARAKGLPEGKIIWRHAIKNAITPVVTIMALDLPSLFGGALFTETIFSWPGMGRLFFRSAQRVDFPLLMGIVMINAVLIILFNLLADIVYAFLDPRVRYE
- the opp4C gene encoding oligopeptide ABC transporter permease, whose translation is MQTTVNPSGSLTLQAAHFQERSARSLVWNQFRRHRMALVGTVILLLLILGSTFVSVVSPYDPEKSSMRERRQPPSLAHPMGTDTLGRDMLTRLLYGGRFSLTIGLLATLVGISIGTTVGAIAGYYGGAVDNVLMRLTDLFIALPRLFMLILMTLLLRNLDVPLLKANGGVGGIVLILGLLSWTGVARLVRGQFLSLKEKEFVEAARTLGVRNLRIVFFHVLPNTATPIIVAATLLVAATIISESGLSFLGFGVQPPTPTWGNMLNGAQDEMRKGNWWMAVFPGLMIFLTVISINYIGDGLRDALDPRRLR